A region of Thermobifida halotolerans DNA encodes the following proteins:
- a CDS encoding glycogen debranching N-terminal domain-containing protein produces the protein MTVWNTDTGSAGVGAGAVTIVEGTSFAVSAADGGMLPDRPHGVFYDDIRIVSKWEFSVNGSAPEPLTAIVHDHPYRAVFLARARKRGGGAEATLLVERDRRVGTGMREDITLRNLGREPAACTVTLVVDADFADLFEVKAGEVRRNGQYVFHSEGTRTLIERWRRGSRRGVVVLADGATSVVHDHITFRVVVPARGRWSTTVQVRPVVDDQELRTRFPQDRPVEEAEPALRFQAWRSGSPVVFTDNETLQAVLRRSQQDLGALRISDPRYPERPVVAAGAPWFMALFGRDSLLTAYMALPVDQSLALGTLQTLADRQGTEENH, from the coding sequence ATGACCGTCTGGAACACCGACACAGGGTCAGCCGGGGTGGGCGCCGGAGCGGTGACCATCGTCGAGGGAACCTCCTTCGCCGTCTCGGCGGCGGACGGCGGCATGCTCCCGGACCGTCCGCACGGGGTCTTCTACGACGACATCCGCATCGTGTCGAAGTGGGAGTTCTCCGTGAACGGCAGTGCGCCCGAGCCGCTCACCGCCATCGTCCACGACCACCCCTACCGAGCCGTGTTCCTCGCGCGGGCCAGAAAACGCGGCGGAGGAGCCGAAGCCACCCTCCTCGTCGAACGGGACCGACGCGTGGGCACGGGCATGCGCGAGGACATCACACTGCGCAACCTGGGGCGTGAGCCCGCGGCCTGTACGGTCACCCTCGTGGTCGACGCGGACTTCGCCGACCTCTTCGAGGTCAAGGCGGGCGAGGTCCGGAGGAACGGGCAGTACGTGTTCCACAGTGAGGGCACACGCACGCTCATCGAACGCTGGCGGCGTGGCTCGCGACGCGGCGTCGTCGTGCTCGCGGACGGCGCCACGTCCGTGGTGCACGACCACATCACCTTCCGCGTCGTCGTCCCGGCGCGCGGCAGGTGGTCGACGACCGTACAGGTGCGTCCCGTTGTCGACGACCAGGAACTGCGGACCCGGTTCCCGCAGGACAGGCCGGTCGAGGAGGCCGAACCGGCCCTCCGGTTCCAGGCGTGGCGGAGTGGCAGCCCGGTCGTCTTCACCGACAACGAGACACTCCAGGCGGTGCTGCGCCGCAGCCAGCAGGACCTCGGGGCGCTGCGGATCTCCGATCCCCGGTATCCGGAACGCCCCGTCGTCGCCGCGGGAGCCCCGTGGTTCATGGCCCTGTTCGGACGCGACTCGCTGCTCACCGCCTACATGGCGCTGCCCGTCGACCAGTCGCTCGCACTGGGCACCCTGCAGACGCTGGCCGACCGCCAGGGAACCGAGGAGAACCACTGA
- a CDS encoding fumarylacetoacetate hydrolase family protein produces MRIATVEYEGGPRCGVVVDDVLHPLPAGQTLLALLRRGEDALREEGERAVREASPIPLAGLRLLPPLRPPTVRDFVAFEEHVEGVARAVTGDTEVVAEWYEAPTFYFTNPYALVGAYDDVAVPPGCRVLDFELEVAAVVGREGGDLSPERARSHIAGYTVFNDWSARDLQSREMRVNLGPAKGKDFATTLGPWFVTADELEPHRDGEGFLRLAMTVEVNGEEVGRDLLSNMGWPFEDLVAYASRGTLVRPGDVLGSGTCGNGGCLAELWGRTGVRSPRPLEPGDTVTMTVEGIGTIRNTIVEGRDPVPIPPARKRPRERP; encoded by the coding sequence GTGCGAATAGCCACGGTCGAGTACGAGGGCGGGCCCCGCTGCGGAGTGGTCGTCGACGACGTCCTGCATCCGCTGCCCGCCGGGCAGACCCTGCTCGCCCTGCTCCGGCGGGGGGAGGACGCGCTGCGTGAGGAGGGGGAGCGGGCCGTCCGGGAGGCGTCCCCGATCCCCCTGGCCGGACTGCGCCTGCTGCCGCCGCTGCGGCCGCCGACGGTCCGGGACTTCGTGGCCTTCGAGGAGCACGTGGAGGGGGTGGCGCGCGCGGTCACCGGCGACACGGAGGTGGTCGCGGAGTGGTACGAGGCTCCGACGTTCTACTTCACCAACCCGTACGCTCTGGTGGGCGCGTACGACGACGTCGCCGTCCCGCCCGGTTGCCGGGTGCTCGACTTCGAACTGGAGGTGGCGGCCGTGGTCGGCCGGGAGGGCGGCGACCTCTCCCCGGAGCGGGCCCGCTCGCACATCGCCGGATACACGGTCTTCAACGACTGGTCAGCGCGTGACCTGCAGTCCCGTGAGATGCGGGTCAACCTGGGGCCCGCCAAGGGAAAGGACTTCGCGACGACCCTCGGCCCGTGGTTCGTCACCGCCGACGAACTGGAGCCGCACCGAGACGGCGAGGGTTTCCTGCGGCTGGCCATGACCGTCGAGGTCAACGGCGAGGAGGTCGGCAGGGACCTGCTGTCCAACATGGGATGGCCGTTCGAGGACCTGGTCGCCTACGCGTCACGCGGCACCCTGGTGCGTCCCGGTGACGTGCTCGGCTCGGGCACCTGCGGCAACGGCGGCTGCCTGGCCGAGTTGTGGGGGCGCACCGGGGTCCGCTCCCCCCGCCCTCTCGAACCCGGTGACACCGTCACCATGACCGTGGAGGGAATCGGGACGATCCGCAACACCATCGTCGAGGGCCGCGACCCGGTTCCGATCCCGCCCGCCCGGAAACGGCCGCGCGAGCGTCCCTGA
- a CDS encoding VOC family protein gives MSDRLITHLRHVALAVPDYDRQHEFYTTMWGLTEVEHDSGITFLAAEGSPEQYVVRLRRAEEKRLDLVSFGAATAADVDALADRLIKQNVRIISEPGEVETPGGGYGFRFFDVDGRTIEVSSDVAVRVHRRLEEKESVPVRVSHVVLNSTDINRTREWYEKHLDFALSDTLIHPNMGDMMHFMRCNPQHHSMAIARGPHTSLHHISFEMRGIDEYMRGTGRLLRGGVRKIWGPGRHLAGNNTFSYFLDPHGNTLEYTTELELLDEDAWHPHVYDFTRPEVSDQWGTANPMDEFVAAESFNDPDRGVFVAPPV, from the coding sequence ATGTCTGATCGCCTCATCACCCATCTGCGACACGTCGCGCTCGCGGTCCCCGACTACGACAGGCAGCACGAGTTCTACACCACGATGTGGGGCCTCACCGAGGTCGAGCACGACAGCGGCATCACCTTCCTGGCCGCCGAGGGCTCCCCGGAGCAGTACGTGGTGCGGCTGCGCAGGGCCGAGGAGAAGCGTCTGGACCTGGTGTCCTTCGGTGCGGCGACGGCCGCCGACGTCGACGCGCTCGCCGACCGGCTGATCAAGCAGAACGTGCGGATCATCAGCGAACCCGGCGAGGTGGAGACCCCCGGGGGCGGCTACGGCTTCCGCTTCTTCGACGTCGACGGCCGCACCATCGAGGTCTCCAGCGACGTCGCGGTGCGCGTCCACCGCAGGCTGGAGGAGAAGGAGTCGGTGCCCGTGCGCGTCTCGCACGTGGTGCTCAACTCCACCGACATCAACCGCACCCGCGAGTGGTACGAGAAGCACCTGGACTTCGCGCTGTCGGACACGCTCATCCACCCCAACATGGGCGACATGATGCACTTCATGCGGTGCAACCCCCAGCACCACAGCATGGCCATCGCACGCGGCCCGCACACCTCGCTGCACCACATCTCCTTCGAGATGCGCGGCATCGACGAGTACATGCGCGGCACCGGACGGCTGCTGCGCGGCGGAGTGCGCAAGATCTGGGGACCGGGCCGCCACCTCGCGGGCAACAACACCTTCTCCTACTTCCTCGACCCGCACGGCAACACCCTCGAATACACCACCGAACTGGAACTGCTGGACGAGGACGCCTGGCACCCCCACGTCTACGACTTCACCAGGCCCGAGGTGAGCGACCAGTGGGGCACCGCCAACCCCATGGACGAGTTCGTGGCGGCCGAGTCCTTCAACGACCCCGACCGGGGGGTGTTCGTCGCCCCTCCGGTGTAG
- a CDS encoding amidohydrolase family protein, whose product MSPVVDAHAHVLLPRVDALAQDADGLAAHRGKEGRRNGAEALRVNGRMIRDRWPRLTDPGTRLADMDAAGVDVQIVSPSPSHYHYWAAPDLAERIFRTANEGVAEHCAAAPERLRGLGLAPLQHPDLAVAALDHAVLEHGLLGVEISSHVDDGTEITELSDRRLDPFWSRAEELDAVVFLHPFGCTLDERLDQWYLSNIVGQPVENAVALSHLIFGGVLDRHPGLKILAAHGGGYLPTYLGRSEHGWRVRPDARGCAEPPGHYLRRIWFDSLVHAPETLRSLVTAVGADRVVLGSDHPFDMGSDDPLGTLRAAGLPDDQTTAVRGGNAVDLFGLTDTVSHDAGHRPAAS is encoded by the coding sequence ATGTCGCCGGTCGTCGACGCGCACGCCCACGTTCTGCTGCCGCGGGTGGACGCGCTCGCCCAGGACGCCGACGGGCTGGCCGCGCACCGCGGGAAGGAGGGCCGCCGCAACGGCGCGGAGGCCCTCCGGGTCAACGGCCGGATGATCCGGGACCGCTGGCCCCGGCTGACCGACCCCGGTACCCGACTGGCCGACATGGACGCGGCCGGCGTGGACGTGCAGATCGTCAGCCCCTCCCCGTCGCACTACCACTACTGGGCAGCCCCCGACCTGGCCGAACGGATCTTCCGCACCGCCAACGAGGGGGTCGCCGAACACTGCGCCGCCGCACCGGAGCGGCTGCGCGGCCTCGGCCTGGCCCCGCTGCAGCACCCCGACCTCGCGGTCGCCGCACTGGACCACGCCGTCCTCGAACACGGACTGCTGGGAGTGGAGATCTCCTCGCACGTCGACGACGGCACGGAGATCACCGAACTCTCCGACCGCCGCCTCGACCCGTTCTGGTCCCGGGCCGAGGAACTGGACGCGGTGGTGTTCCTGCACCCGTTCGGCTGCACCCTCGACGAACGGCTCGACCAGTGGTACCTGAGCAACATCGTCGGCCAGCCCGTCGAGAACGCCGTCGCGCTGTCCCACCTGATCTTCGGCGGGGTGCTCGACCGCCACCCCGGCCTGAAGATCCTGGCCGCGCACGGCGGCGGCTACCTGCCCACCTACCTGGGCCGCTCCGAGCACGGCTGGCGGGTCCGCCCCGACGCCCGCGGCTGCGCCGAACCCCCCGGTCACTACCTGCGCCGCATCTGGTTCGACTCGCTCGTCCACGCCCCCGAGACCCTGCGGTCCCTGGTCACGGCGGTCGGGGCCGACCGTGTCGTGCTCGGCTCCGACCACCCCTTCGACATGGGCTCCGACGACCCGCTCGGCACCCTCAGGGCGGCGGGACTCCCCGACGACCAGACCACCGCCGTCCGCGGCGGAAACGCCGTGGACCTCTTCGGCCTCACCGACACCGTTTCCCACGACGCCGGGCACCGTCCGGCCGCATCCTGA
- a CDS encoding FAD-dependent oxidoreductase, whose protein sequence is MTCVGSVLIVGAGPVGCSLAALLARAGVGVDVVEIKPEITALGSGITLQGNALRVLREVGVWDEVRTRGFGFDTLGLRKPDGTLYFEQQDARTGGPDLPATLGMERPRLQAVLAGAATDAGARIRTSTTVEEIDQDAAGVRVRFDDATTGTYDLVVGADGVRSTVRSLLGIDVRPRPVGMGIWRIHTRRPETVTRTDLVYGGPCHIAGYCPTGPDTMYAYLVEEAQDRFHLTGERQCAEMRRLAAGYGGVWEEIRADMTDPERINYTWFETHLVERPWHRGRVVLVGDAAHSCPPTLAQGAAMGLEDASVLAELLTTRDTLDESLFTAFMDRRFDRARTVVEASVQLCEWQLASTPDADVPGLMGRIAAMVGEPA, encoded by the coding sequence ATGACGTGCGTCGGATCCGTCCTCATCGTCGGCGCCGGCCCGGTCGGCTGCTCCCTGGCCGCCCTGCTGGCCCGCGCGGGCGTCGGCGTGGACGTCGTGGAGATCAAACCGGAGATCACCGCGCTCGGCTCCGGCATCACCCTCCAGGGCAACGCGCTGCGCGTGCTGCGCGAGGTCGGCGTGTGGGACGAGGTCAGGACCCGCGGATTCGGCTTCGACACCCTCGGCCTGCGCAAACCCGACGGCACGCTGTACTTCGAGCAGCAGGACGCGCGCACCGGCGGACCCGACCTGCCCGCCACCCTGGGAATGGAACGCCCCCGGTTGCAGGCCGTGCTCGCCGGGGCCGCCACCGACGCGGGCGCGCGAATCCGCACCTCCACCACCGTCGAGGAGATCGACCAGGACGCGGCGGGCGTGCGGGTCCGCTTCGACGACGCCACCACCGGGACCTACGACCTGGTGGTGGGCGCCGACGGGGTGCGCTCCACGGTGCGCTCCCTCCTCGGCATCGACGTGCGCCCCCGCCCCGTCGGCATGGGAATCTGGCGGATCCACACCCGCCGCCCCGAGACGGTGACCCGCACCGACCTGGTCTACGGCGGTCCCTGCCACATCGCCGGATACTGCCCCACCGGCCCCGACACCATGTACGCCTACCTGGTCGAGGAGGCCCAGGACCGCTTCCACCTGACCGGCGAGCGGCAGTGCGCCGAGATGCGCCGCCTCGCCGCCGGATACGGAGGGGTGTGGGAGGAGATCCGCGCCGACATGACCGACCCCGAGCGGATCAACTACACCTGGTTCGAGACCCACCTGGTGGAGCGGCCCTGGCACCGGGGCCGGGTCGTGCTGGTCGGCGACGCCGCGCACTCCTGCCCGCCCACCCTCGCCCAGGGCGCGGCCATGGGCCTGGAGGACGCCTCCGTCCTCGCCGAACTCCTCACCACCCGGGACACCCTGGACGAGTCGCTGTTCACCGCGTTCATGGACCGCCGGTTCGACCGGGCCCGCACCGTGGTGGAGGCCTCCGTCCAACTGTGCGAATGGCAGCTCGCCTCCACCCCAGACGCCGACGTCCCCGGCCTCATGGGCCGGATCGCGGCCATGGTCGGTGAGCCCGCGTGA
- a CDS encoding cyclase family protein: MSAIDPAGPEEAVAASAARNRNWGRWGDDDVLGTLNFIDDAKRAHAARLVRRGAAFSLSQRFDMNGPQKGWRRRTNPVHTMLDTGVDAALGNQGFPHGIGGADDVIAMPLQCSTQWDGLGHIFDHGRAWNGRPAEKVVTSEGDQVTGIETAAAAITGRGVLLDVGRALGTDGELPDGFAITTEHLAATIARQGGTARVGRGDIVCVRTGQLTRARRDGWGDYAGGAAPGLSFTTADWLHDTEIAAVATDTWGFEVRPNEFDHAFQPLHQVAIPNIGLFIGEMWDLDALAADCASDGVYEFQLVAAPLPITGAVGSPVNPIALK; the protein is encoded by the coding sequence GTGAGCGCGATCGACCCCGCCGGGCCGGAGGAGGCCGTCGCCGCGTCCGCCGCCCGCAACCGCAACTGGGGCCGGTGGGGCGACGACGACGTCCTCGGCACCCTCAACTTCATCGACGACGCCAAACGCGCCCACGCCGCGCGCCTCGTCCGCCGCGGCGCGGCCTTCTCCCTGTCCCAGCGCTTCGACATGAACGGCCCGCAGAAGGGCTGGCGCAGACGCACCAACCCCGTCCACACCATGCTCGACACCGGGGTGGACGCCGCACTCGGCAACCAGGGCTTCCCGCACGGCATCGGCGGCGCCGACGACGTCATCGCCATGCCGCTGCAGTGCTCCACCCAGTGGGACGGCCTCGGCCACATCTTCGACCACGGCCGCGCCTGGAACGGCCGCCCCGCCGAGAAGGTCGTCACCAGCGAGGGCGACCAGGTCACCGGGATCGAGACCGCCGCCGCGGCGATCACCGGCCGGGGCGTGCTGCTGGACGTGGGCCGCGCCCTGGGGACCGACGGCGAACTCCCCGACGGCTTCGCCATCACCACCGAACACCTGGCGGCCACCATCGCCCGCCAGGGCGGGACCGCACGGGTGGGGCGCGGCGACATCGTGTGCGTGCGCACCGGCCAGCTCACCCGGGCCCGCCGCGACGGCTGGGGCGACTACGCGGGCGGAGCGGCCCCCGGACTGTCGTTCACCACCGCCGACTGGCTGCACGACACCGAGATCGCCGCCGTCGCCACCGACACCTGGGGCTTCGAGGTGCGCCCCAACGAGTTCGACCACGCCTTCCAGCCCCTGCACCAGGTCGCCATCCCCAACATCGGACTGTTCATCGGCGAGATGTGGGACCTGGACGCGCTGGCCGCCGACTGCGCCTCCGACGGCGTCTACGAGTTCCAGCTCGTGGCCGCGCCGCTGCCGATCACCGGCGCCGTCGGCTCCCCCGTCAACCCCATCGCGCTGAAGTGA
- a CDS encoding fumarylacetoacetate hydrolase family protein, protein MATPAAAERFALGTFEAPDGRVFPGLVRDQRVRDLTDAITGGVLPCDGPPALLGLLRVWDDAVPRLAELAAADDGWRDGAGLRVRAPLTPGQVLQSGANYRTHVIDLVVAHRDPDDPRDEEQVRAEAAAFMDRRAAEGEPYLFVGLPSAVCGPDDDVVLPAYSDQHDWELELAAVIGRPAFRVSPEQALDHVAGYTIANDITTRDLVFRRDMPDIGTDWLRAKNAPTFLPLGPWLVPAEFVPDPMDLRIRLTLNGRVMQDETTKDMIFDVARLVSAASQTVPLSPGDLVLTGSPAGNGMHWGRLLRPGDVMESTITGLGVQRNRCVAEEAR, encoded by the coding sequence GTGGCCACTCCCGCAGCCGCTGAGCGGTTCGCGCTGGGCACGTTCGAGGCGCCCGACGGCCGCGTGTTCCCCGGCCTGGTGCGCGACCAGCGCGTCCGGGACCTGACCGACGCGATCACCGGTGGGGTGCTGCCCTGCGACGGACCACCCGCACTTCTCGGTCTCCTGCGGGTCTGGGACGACGCCGTGCCCCGGCTCGCCGAACTCGCCGCCGCCGACGACGGCTGGCGGGACGGCGCCGGACTGCGCGTCCGCGCCCCCCTCACTCCCGGCCAGGTCCTGCAGTCGGGCGCCAACTACCGCACCCACGTCATCGACCTGGTGGTGGCCCACCGCGACCCCGACGACCCCCGCGACGAGGAGCAGGTGCGCGCCGAGGCCGCGGCGTTCATGGACCGCCGCGCCGCCGAGGGAGAGCCCTACCTGTTCGTCGGTCTGCCCTCGGCGGTCTGCGGCCCCGACGACGACGTGGTCCTGCCCGCCTACAGCGACCAGCACGACTGGGAACTGGAACTCGCCGCGGTCATCGGCCGCCCCGCGTTCCGCGTCTCCCCCGAACAGGCGCTCGACCACGTCGCCGGATACACCATCGCCAACGACATCACCACCCGCGACCTCGTCTTCCGCCGCGACATGCCCGACATCGGCACCGACTGGCTGCGCGCCAAGAACGCGCCCACCTTCCTTCCCCTCGGCCCCTGGCTGGTCCCCGCCGAGTTCGTGCCCGACCCCATGGACCTGCGCATCCGGCTCACCCTCAACGGCCGTGTCATGCAGGACGAGACCACCAAGGACATGATCTTCGACGTGGCCCGCCTGGTCTCGGCCGCCTCCCAGACCGTGCCGCTGTCCCCCGGAGACCTGGTGCTGACCGGCAGCCCCGCGGGCAACGGCATGCACTGGGGCCGCCTGCTGCGCCCCGGCGACGTCATGGAGAGCACCATCACCGGACTGGGCGTCCAGCGCAACCGCTGCGTCGCGGAGGAGGCGCGGTGA
- a CDS encoding LysR family transcriptional regulator gives MNNLANLDLNLLTALHALLQERNVTRAAERVGLSQPAMSAALGRLRRHFGDDLLIRVGNRFELSSLGRELAGHTGLACQVLERLFSARVGFDPMTSEREFTLVTSDYPLAVLGSALTEALRERAPRVRLRLPQVSRGAVEDIDTTLRSVDGVLMPHGILGDLPAVDLYQDRWVCMVSDSNTAVGDRLTIEHVRTLPWIVTYQRPTSYAPAAEQFGMLDIEPHIEIRVEGFLSLPLLVAGTDRIALVQERLARRLLPLGGFRIMDCPFEVTPLVEAFWWHPVHRHDPGHLWLRDFLAEVGRSVGASVPAPVD, from the coding sequence ATGAACAACCTCGCCAACCTGGACCTGAACCTGCTGACCGCGCTGCACGCGCTGCTCCAGGAGCGCAACGTCACCCGTGCCGCCGAGAGGGTCGGCCTGAGTCAGCCCGCGATGAGCGCGGCCCTGGGCCGACTCCGCCGCCACTTCGGCGACGACCTGCTGATCCGGGTGGGCAACCGGTTCGAACTGAGCTCCCTGGGCCGAGAACTCGCCGGACACACCGGGCTGGCCTGCCAGGTCCTGGAGCGGCTCTTCTCCGCCCGGGTCGGCTTCGACCCGATGACGTCCGAACGCGAGTTCACCCTGGTGACCTCGGACTATCCGCTGGCGGTGCTCGGCAGCGCCCTCACCGAGGCGCTGCGTGAGCGGGCGCCCCGCGTCCGCCTGCGTCTCCCCCAGGTCAGCAGGGGCGCGGTGGAGGACATCGACACCACCCTGCGCTCGGTGGACGGCGTTCTGATGCCGCACGGCATCCTGGGCGACCTGCCCGCCGTGGACCTCTACCAGGACCGGTGGGTCTGCATGGTCTCCGACAGCAACACGGCCGTCGGCGACCGGCTGACCATCGAGCACGTCCGCACCCTGCCGTGGATCGTCACCTACCAGCGCCCCACCTCCTACGCTCCGGCGGCCGAGCAGTTCGGGATGCTCGACATCGAGCCCCACATCGAGATCCGGGTCGAGGGATTCCTGTCCCTGCCGCTGCTCGTCGCCGGGACCGACCGGATCGCCCTGGTCCAGGAGCGGTTGGCCCGCCGCCTGCTGCCGCTGGGGGGATTCCGGATCATGGACTGCCCCTTCGAGGTGACGCCGCTGGTGGAGGCGTTCTGGTGGCATCCCGTCCACCGCCACGACCCCGGTCACCTGTGGCTGCGCGACTTCCTCGCCGAGGTCGGCAGAAGTGTCGGCGCGTCCGTTCCCGCCCCGGTGGACTGA
- a CDS encoding hemerythrin domain-containing protein translates to MTAPTQSVDLIDVIITDHREVERVFTELETGTSSPEHRRRLVDHVITELVRHSVAEEQYMYPAAREKLDDGDRIADHELEEHTEAERVMKDLEGRDPSDPRFEELLRTLMSDIRHHIEDEENDLLPRLREACSQEELRDLGQKVLRAKEHAPTRPHPSAPDTPPANRILDPGAGMIDRMRDALTGRRS, encoded by the coding sequence ATGACCGCACCCACACAGAGCGTGGACCTCATCGACGTGATCATCACCGACCACCGGGAGGTCGAGCGCGTCTTCACCGAACTGGAGACGGGGACGTCCTCGCCGGAGCACCGCAGGAGGCTGGTGGACCACGTGATCACCGAACTGGTGCGTCACTCGGTGGCCGAGGAGCAGTACATGTACCCGGCGGCCCGGGAGAAGCTCGACGACGGCGACCGGATCGCCGACCACGAGCTCGAGGAGCACACCGAAGCCGAGCGGGTGATGAAGGACCTGGAGGGCCGCGACCCGTCCGACCCGCGCTTCGAGGAACTGCTGCGGACGCTGATGTCGGACATCCGCCACCACATCGAGGATGAGGAGAACGACCTGCTGCCCAGGCTGCGCGAGGCCTGCTCGCAGGAGGAGCTGCGGGACCTCGGGCAGAAGGTCCTCAGGGCGAAGGAGCACGCGCCGACCCGGCCGCATCCCAGCGCTCCCGACACCCCGCCCGCGAACCGGATCCTCGACCCGGGAGCGGGCATGATCGACCGGATGCGCGACGCGCTGACCGGACGCCGCTCCTGA
- the mftD gene encoding pre-mycofactocin synthase MftD (MftD, an enzyme found in the mycofactocin biosynthesis locus, performs an oxidative deamination of 3-amino-5-[(p-hydroxyphenyl)methyl]-4,4-dimethyl-2-pyrrolidinone (AHDP). The resulting compound, now called pre-mycofactocin (PMFT), is a biologically active redox cofactor that can oxidize the non-exchangeable NADH of TIGR03971 family SDR-type oxidoreductases.): MLFTSTPLESVAEAQRRARKRLPTAVYASLVAGTEKGITLHDNIQAFDEIGLIPRIAAELPPAREMSTTVLGQEIDFPVIVSPAGAQAVDPGGEVAVARAAAAAGTAIGLSSFASMPLEDVAAANPKAFFQLYWVGTRDDIAERVERARRAGAKALILTLDWSFASRRDWGSPTIPERVTFSTLLEFAPMGISRPGWALRFLLGGIPNLEAPNLRTEAKGTPTFREAYVEWAQTPLPTWEDVRWLRDLWDGEFLVKGVYYPDDARRAVDCGANAVSVSNHGGNNLDGIPGALRALPGVVEAVGDQVDVLMDGGIRRGSDVVKALAMGAKAVLVGRVWLWGLAAGGEDGVRQVLEILRSGIDESLIGLGHKSIHDLSLDDLIIPAGFTIPKMSAMSSVPGKR, translated from the coding sequence GTGTTGTTCACGAGTACCCCACTGGAGTCCGTCGCCGAAGCGCAGCGGCGCGCGCGCAAACGCCTTCCGACGGCGGTGTACGCGTCTCTCGTCGCGGGGACGGAGAAGGGCATCACCCTGCACGACAACATCCAGGCGTTCGACGAGATCGGGCTGATCCCGCGGATCGCCGCGGAACTTCCGCCCGCCCGTGAGATGAGCACAACCGTGCTGGGGCAGGAGATCGACTTCCCGGTGATCGTCTCACCCGCCGGAGCCCAGGCCGTCGACCCCGGCGGAGAGGTGGCCGTGGCGCGGGCGGCAGCGGCGGCGGGCACCGCCATCGGGCTCAGTTCGTTCGCCAGCATGCCCCTCGAGGACGTCGCCGCGGCCAACCCCAAGGCGTTCTTCCAGTTGTACTGGGTGGGCACCCGCGACGACATCGCCGAACGGGTGGAACGCGCCCGCAGGGCCGGAGCGAAGGCGCTGATCCTCACCCTGGACTGGTCGTTCGCCAGCCGCCGCGACTGGGGCAGCCCCACCATCCCGGAACGGGTCACCTTCTCCACGCTGCTGGAGTTCGCGCCCATGGGAATCTCGCGTCCCGGCTGGGCGCTGCGCTTCCTGCTCGGCGGCATACCGAACCTGGAGGCGCCCAACCTGCGGACGGAGGCCAAGGGCACGCCGACCTTCAGGGAGGCGTACGTCGAATGGGCGCAGACCCCGCTGCCCACCTGGGAGGACGTGCGGTGGCTGCGGGACCTGTGGGACGGCGAGTTCCTCGTCAAGGGGGTCTACTATCCCGACGACGCCCGGCGGGCTGTCGACTGCGGCGCCAACGCGGTCTCCGTCTCCAACCACGGAGGCAACAACCTCGACGGCATCCCGGGGGCGCTGCGCGCGCTGCCCGGCGTCGTCGAGGCCGTGGGCGACCAGGTCGACGTGCTGATGGACGGCGGAATCCGCCGGGGCAGCGACGTGGTCAAGGCCCTGGCGATGGGCGCCAAGGCCGTGCTCGTGGGCCGGGTGTGGCTGTGGGGACTCGCGGCGGGCGGCGAGGACGGGGTGCGTCAGGTGCTGGAGATCCTGCGCTCCGGCATCGACGAGTCCCTCATCGGCCTCGGCCACAAGTCGATCCACGATCTCAGCCTCGACGACCTGATCATCCCGGCGGGGTTCACCATCCCCAAGATGAGCGCGATGTCGTCCGTGCCCGGCAAGAGGTGA